A window of the Magnetococcales bacterium genome harbors these coding sequences:
- a CDS encoding response regulator, with protein MARILVIDDDASIRALLREILVEEGHEVEESPDGRAGLRRFKQYHPDLVMTDILMPEKDGVELIMELKEVNPGIRIVAMSGGGRGLDAAFNLRMAQDFGATRLLVKPFGRSQALDVVQEALALQTGQPG; from the coding sequence ATGGCACGCATCCTGGTGATTGATGATGACGCCTCCATTCGCGCCCTGCTGCGCGAGATTCTGGTGGAAGAGGGGCACGAGGTGGAGGAGTCTCCGGATGGGCGCGCCGGTTTGCGGCGTTTCAAGCAGTACCATCCGGATCTGGTGATGACCGATATCCTCATGCCGGAAAAAGATGGGGTCGAATTGATCATGGAGTTGAAAGAGGTCAATCCCGGAATCCGCATCGTGGCCATGTCCGGGGGCGGGCGGGGACTGGATGCTGCTTTCAATCTGCGCATGGCCCAGGATTTCGGGGCCACCCGTCTGCTGGTGAAACCGTTTGGCCGCAGTCAGGCCCTGGATGTGGTGCAAGAGGCGTTGGCCCTCCAGACAGGACAGCCGGGATGA